ATATCCTTATATCTTTTCATTTTCAATAATTCTCTATCACCACTCACCAAATAATCTGCTTTTGCTGAAAGAGCACATGACAAAATACGGTCATCATCCCCATCCACACAAATACCCCTCACAACTTCAACAGAATTGATAATTTTAGAAACTTCCAAAATTAAATCTACTGCTTCCCTAATTAATTCCAGGGGAGCTTTGACTTTCTGCTTAAGTACTCTCTCAAATTCGTCAAGAATTTCAGGACAAACATACAATTGAAAATCCCCTTTACGGGCTCGAATAAGCAATCCTGCACATAGACCTTCGGTAA
This window of the Caldimicrobium thiodismutans genome carries:
- a CDS encoding putative toxin-antitoxin system toxin component, PIN family; its protein translation is MRVVFDTNVFVSAFLTEGLCAGLLIRARKGDFQLYVCPEILDEFERVLKQKVKAPLELIREAVDLILEVSKIINSVEVVRGICVDGDDDRILSCALSAKADYLVSGDRELLKMKRYKDIKIVSPREFESFFED